Below is a window of Tolypothrix bouteillei VB521301 DNA.
CCGTTGAGAGGTACAGCTGACTTAATGCCATCGTAGGTTAAACAACGGTTGTGCCATAGTTCTGGTAGCTCGGGAATATCTTTTTCTACATCTTGTGTTTCTTCACACCAGACAAGAAGATAAAAGCGATTATCAAAAAAGCGAGGTTCTGCATGACGGATAGTGTATTCCAGTTCTACCCCTTGAGAATTACGGTAGAGAATGTAGAAAGGCTGTTGCTTTTTCATCCATTCCTCAATCTGAATTCGCCATCCTTGAGTAGATTGGCTGATTTGTTTCATTAGAGATTGACGCAGGGGAGGTTCAAGATTACCTCGCTCTAGTAAAAGTGCAAGTACAGTTTGTGCTTCCCCAATACGACCCGCATCGTTTAGGGCTTTTATAGCCTGTTGCAAAGCGTTAACCTGGTTTGAACTGAGGCTAAAAGGCTTTCCTACTTCAAGGGATTGTTCGGCGATCGCTACTATTAAGCCAGAAATACTTGGTTCTTTACCCCATTTGATATCGAGGCTGCGAGCAATTTCCTCCAATTTTTCTTTGGTTCCGGGCGGAATTGACAGTGTAATCGTGTCTTTTTTTCT
It encodes the following:
- a CDS encoding WYL domain-containing protein is translated as MVRKKDTITLSIPPGTKEKLEEIARSLDIKWGKEPSISGLIVAIAEQSLEVGKPFSLSSNQVNALQQAIKALNDAGRIGEAQTVLALLLERGNLEPPLRQSLMKQISQSTQGWRIQIEEWMKKQQPFYILYRNSQGVELEYTIRHAEPRFFDNRFYLLVWCEETQDVEKDIPELPELWHNRCLTYDGIKSAVPLNGNWRGQLDYLKVYLHFRGWMKKSYKPKDDDVSDEMVGDVRQVVRRVANEFWLVREVARYWDECEIVAPNSMRDRLKRKLRTLWKLYEIETDA